One genomic window of Deinococcus deserti VCD115 includes the following:
- a CDS encoding gluconokinase → MRAVHAPPPVVLALDLGSSSVKGAAFDIHGRVLAGLEAHENVSLHYAAGGAAEVPLADLVAAAEAVLDRLHGRLGSRSVLAVAMTSIASSLVALDARGEPVGPVLSYADTRSAGEVRAVETLTSREETGCPAFSAYWPAQVRWWQGAHPELPAEHFCSVPDFLLMRWTGELVTSYSLASWTGLLDRETLDWNMRALSTAGLSAAQLPRLGDHDTRLTLQSRWTDRWPKLAGVPFHPGVADGATANVGSGALTPGRPAITIGSTSAVRLAVQGAPPPIPSGLWSYRIDRNTHLLGGALTEGGNLYSWLQSTLRLDRRLDEELLGMAPGAHGLTFVPSLGGTRSPDYDPHARGTLHGLSYATTPAQITRAAMEGVACRLANVAWRLPVSDDALFVASGRALLASRAWPQMLADALGRPLLLEDIRAGASARGAALLALRAQGVEISTDPVAQRVVEPVPAHHEVYRTMCARMDRLTRLMREDEELVS, encoded by the coding sequence ATGAGGGCCGTGCACGCCCCGCCTCCGGTCGTGCTGGCCCTGGATCTGGGCAGCAGCAGCGTCAAGGGCGCCGCGTTCGACATCCACGGCCGCGTCCTGGCTGGTCTGGAAGCCCACGAGAACGTCTCATTGCACTACGCCGCTGGTGGCGCTGCTGAGGTGCCGCTCGCGGACTTGGTGGCCGCTGCGGAGGCGGTGCTTGACCGGCTTCATGGACGGCTGGGCAGCCGGTCCGTCCTGGCTGTGGCCATGACCTCCATCGCGAGCAGCCTTGTGGCGCTCGACGCGCGGGGCGAACCGGTGGGTCCGGTCCTGTCCTACGCTGACACCCGCTCTGCTGGTGAGGTGAGGGCCGTTGAGACCCTGACCTCCCGGGAAGAGACCGGCTGTCCGGCCTTCAGTGCTTACTGGCCCGCACAGGTGCGCTGGTGGCAAGGAGCCCACCCGGAATTGCCCGCCGAGCACTTCTGCTCGGTGCCGGATTTCCTGCTGATGCGCTGGACGGGAGAGCTCGTGACGAGCTACTCGCTCGCGTCCTGGACTGGCCTGCTGGACCGGGAAACCCTCGACTGGAACATGCGGGCGCTGAGCACGGCGGGCTTGAGCGCGGCTCAACTGCCCCGGCTCGGTGACCATGACACCCGGCTTACCCTGCAGTCCCGCTGGACGGACCGCTGGCCCAAACTCGCGGGCGTGCCCTTTCATCCAGGCGTGGCCGACGGCGCCACCGCCAATGTTGGGAGCGGCGCACTCACCCCGGGGCGCCCTGCCATCACGATTGGCAGCACCAGTGCCGTCCGCCTCGCTGTGCAGGGCGCGCCACCCCCGATCCCGTCGGGGCTGTGGTCCTACCGCATTGACCGGAACACCCACCTCCTGGGCGGAGCACTGACAGAGGGTGGCAACCTCTACTCGTGGCTACAGTCGACGCTTCGCCTGGACCGGCGGCTGGATGAAGAGCTGCTCGGCATGGCCCCGGGCGCTCACGGCCTGACCTTTGTGCCTTCGCTGGGCGGCACCCGCAGCCCCGATTACGATCCACACGCCCGCGGAACGCTTCACGGTCTGAGTTATGCCACCACACCTGCACAGATCACGCGGGCTGCTATGGAAGGAGTGGCCTGCCGCCTTGCGAACGTGGCGTGGCGCCTGCCGGTCAGTGATGACGCCCTGTTTGTCGCCAGTGGCCGGGCCCTGCTTGCTTCGCGGGCGTGGCCGCAGATGCTTGCCGACGCCCTGGGCCGGCCGCTCCTGCTCGAAGACATCCGCGCCGGAGCCAGCGCCCGGGGCGCGGCCCTGCTGGCCTTACGGGCCCAGGGGGTAGAAATTTCCACCGACCCTGTCGCGCAGCGCGTGGTCGAGCCGGTGCCTGCACATCACGAGGTCTACCGCACAATGTGCGCCCGAATGGACCGGCTGACCCGGCTGATGCGCGAGGATGAGGAGCTGGTCTCGTGA
- a CDS encoding carbohydrate ABC transporter permease produces MSSRESPLKQLVLNLLLGLAILVMLFPFVWMIMMSLKTQVQNTAATPVWFFTPVLDNYINVIERNNFLVFTKNSLIVALAATVIGMVLGLPAAYSIARFKQRGLSLWILVSRIIPYITFLLPLFLVFTKLNLIGSFTALIASHLIITLPLIVWITIAFFEDIPTDLEEAALVDGSSRAGAFVRIILPLVAPGVITAGILAMIFSWNQFLFSLILGGPNTKTVPVAVFNFLSYGSQDYGAIAAAAVLITLPIILLSLTVQRYIVKGLTAGGVKG; encoded by the coding sequence GTGAGCAGCAGAGAGTCTCCACTCAAGCAACTGGTGCTGAACCTGCTTCTGGGTCTGGCGATCCTGGTGATGCTCTTCCCCTTCGTGTGGATGATCATGATGAGCCTCAAAACCCAGGTGCAGAACACGGCGGCCACCCCGGTATGGTTTTTCACCCCCGTGCTGGACAACTACATCAACGTCATTGAGCGCAACAACTTTCTGGTCTTTACCAAAAACAGCCTGATCGTCGCGCTGGCCGCGACAGTCATCGGAATGGTGCTGGGACTTCCCGCCGCCTACTCGATCGCCCGGTTCAAGCAGCGCGGACTGAGCCTGTGGATTCTGGTGAGCCGCATCATTCCGTACATCACCTTCCTGCTGCCTCTGTTCCTGGTGTTCACGAAGCTGAACCTGATCGGTTCGTTCACTGCCCTGATTGCCAGCCACCTGATCATCACCCTGCCTCTGATCGTGTGGATCACCATCGCCTTTTTCGAGGACATTCCCACCGATCTTGAAGAAGCAGCACTTGTCGACGGCTCCAGCCGCGCAGGAGCGTTTGTACGGATTATCCTTCCGCTGGTGGCTCCAGGCGTGATCACGGCGGGAATTCTGGCCATGATCTTTTCCTGGAATCAGTTCCTGTTCAGCCTGATCCTGGGCGGTCCGAACACCAAGACCGTTCCGGTCGCCGTATTCAACTTCCTGAGCTACGGAAGCCAGGATTACGGCGCGATTGCCGCCGCCGCCGTGCTGATCACCCTTCCAATTATCCTGCTGTCCCTGACCGTCCAGCGCTATATCGTCAAAGGCCTGACCGCTGGAGGCGTCAAAGGATGA
- a CDS encoding 2-dehydro-3-deoxy-phosphogluconate aldolase — MSRLLTALTRDHVLPLFTPDDLPVARQRLNVLQAAGLEAVELTARNPAAQTHFTSLKGEFPELMLGAGTILDAGTARAFIAQGATFIVGPCLVPEVAAVCRDADIPYLPGAGTVREVVEAQTAGASVVKLFPGEVLGPAFVRALRGPLPGARVLVTGGVAPTVEGVREWLNAGALAVGLGSALFRLPDDEWPLRLKTLLAFTREVST, encoded by the coding sequence GTGAGCCGCCTGCTCACCGCCCTGACCCGGGACCATGTTCTTCCCCTCTTTACTCCGGATGACTTGCCAGTAGCCCGCCAACGCCTGAACGTGCTCCAGGCTGCTGGCCTGGAAGCGGTCGAGCTTACCGCCCGTAATCCAGCCGCCCAGACACATTTCACCAGCCTGAAAGGCGAGTTCCCGGAGCTGATGCTGGGTGCGGGCACCATTCTGGATGCCGGGACGGCGCGGGCGTTCATCGCGCAGGGAGCCACGTTTATCGTGGGCCCCTGCCTGGTGCCGGAGGTCGCTGCCGTGTGCCGTGACGCGGATATTCCCTACCTGCCGGGAGCAGGAACGGTGCGTGAAGTGGTGGAGGCCCAGACTGCCGGGGCAAGTGTCGTGAAGCTGTTTCCAGGCGAGGTGCTGGGCCCGGCCTTCGTCCGGGCGTTGCGTGGCCCGCTGCCTGGCGCCAGGGTGCTTGTGACAGGAGGCGTGGCCCCGACGGTGGAGGGTGTCAGGGAATGGCTGAATGCCGGCGCGCTTGCCGTCGGGCTCGGGAGTGCACTGTTCCGTCTTCCCGACGACGAGTGGCCACTGCGCCTGAAGACGCTGCTTGCCTTTACCCGGGAGGTTTCCACATGA